The segment TGTAAAAAGAGGTTGTGAAACATCAAACTGCGGACTTTGTACTCTTTGGATAGATGAAAAGCCTGTACTTTCTTGTACAGTCCTAGCTGTAAGAGCTAATGGAAAAAAAGTTACAACTCTTGAGGGTCTACAAGATGAGGCTTATGAATTTGGAAAATTTATGGCTGGAGAGGGAGCAGACCAATGTGGATACTGCAACCCTGGATTTATAATGAATGTACTTGCAATGGCAAGAGAGTTAAAAGAGTTTTCTGACGAGGATATAAAAGAATATTTAGTTGGAAATCTTTGCAGATGTACAGGATATATGGGACAGTTTAGAGCTGTAAAAAAATATTTAGATTATAAAATGGGAGGTAAAAAATAATGAAAGTAGTTAATACCTCAGTTATAAAAAAAGATGCTATGGCACTTGTTACAGGAAAACCTGTGTACACTGACGATATAGCTCCAAGTGATTGTCTAGTTATAAAACTTTTAAGAAGTCCTTATGCACACGCACTTATAGAGGATATAAATATAGATATTGCAAAAAAAGTGCCAGGAATTGAGTGTATCTTTACATATAAAGATGTGCCAAATAAAAGATTTACTTTGGCTGGTCAAACTTATCCAGAGCCAAGTCCATATGATAGACTTATCCTTGACAAAAGATTAAGATTTGTAGGAGACGTTGTGGCAATAGTTGCTGGAGAAAATGAAAAAGCTGTAGAAAAAGCTATAAAACTTATAAAAGTAAAATATGATGTACAAGAGCCAATCTTGGATTTTAGAAAATCTAAAGATAGCAATATCTTAATCCACCCAGAAGAAAACTGGAAAGCTCTTTGTCCAGTAGGTGCTGACAACAAAAGAAATCTTTGTGCTAGTGCAACAGACGGAGATCAAAATATAGATAAAGTTTTTGCTGAATGTGATGTAGTTTTACAAAATACTTATCATACAAAGGCAAATCAACAAGCTCCAATGGAAACTTTTAGAGCTTATGCCACAAAAGATATGTTTGGAAGACTTAATATAGTTTCATCTACACAAATACCTTTCCACGTAAGAAGAATAGTGGCAAACGCCCTTGATATATCAAAATCAAATATAAGAGTGATAAAACCAAGAATCGGTGGAGGATTTGGAGCAAAACAAACAGCAGTAATGGAGATTTATCCAGCTTTTGTAACTTATATGACTGGAAAAAATTCAAAACTTATCTTCACAAGAGAGGAAAGTCAAACAGCATCTAGCCCAAGACACGAAATGGAAGTTACTGTAAAAATCGGAGCTACAAAAGATGGAAAAATAAAAGCTATTGATCTATACACACTTTCAAATACAGGAGCTTACGGAGAACACGGTCCAACAACAGTAGGACTTAGTGGACATAAATCTATTCCATTATATAGTAAAGCAGATTCATACAGATTTACTTATGATGTAGTTTATACAAATACTATGTCAGCTGGAGCATATAGAGGTTACGGAGCTACTCAAGGAATATTTGCTATTGAATCAATAATTGATGAGTTAGCAGAAAAACTAGGAATGAATCCTATTGAACTAAGAGAAAAAAATATGGTAAGAGAGGGAGATTTTATGCCAGCTTATTATGGAGAAACTGCCAATAGCTGTGCTTTAGATAGATGTCTTGCTCGTGCTAAAAAAATGATAGACTGGGATTCTAAATATCCACGTCGTGATATGGGAAATGGAAAAGTTAGAGGAGTAGGACTTGGATTTTCTATGCAAGGGTCTTCTATATCAAATGTTGACGTTGGTTCTGTTGCAATAAAAGTAGGAGATGATGGATTCTATAATCTTATGGTAGGTGCAACAGATATGGGAACTGGTTGTGATACAGTCCTTGCTCAAATAGCTGCTGAATGTTTAGATTGTAGCGTAGACAATATCATAACTCAAGGGGTTGATACAGATGTATCTCCATATGATTCTGGTTCTTACGCATCAAGTACAACTTATCTAACTGGAATGGCTGTTGTAAAAACTTGTGAAAAACTTATTGAAAGAATAAAAGAAAAAGGAGCTGAATATATAGGCTCATCAGTTGAAGATGTAGACTTTGACGGAAAAAGAGTATATGATTTAGCAACTAATAAAGAAATTTCTCTAAAAGATATAGCAAATAAAGCTTTTTGCAATAATACAAATATTTTATATGCAAGCGAATCTCACTCTTCAAAAGTATCTCCACCACCATATATGGTAGGAATTGCAGAGGTAGAAGTTGACACAGAAACTGGAAAAGTAGATATTATAAATTATAAAGCTGTGGTTGACTGTGGAACTGTTGTAAATCCTAATCTTGCAAGAATACAAACAGAGGGAGGAATCGTTCAAGGAATAGGAATGGCTCTTTATGAAGATGTAGTCTATACTGAGAAAGGAAATTTACAAACAGGTTCATTTATGCAATATAAAATCCCTACAAGAATGGATATTGGAGAAGTGGAAGTACAGTTTGAAAGTAGCTACGAGCCAACAGGTCCATTTGGTGTAAAATCAATAGGGGAAGTTGTAATAAATACTTCATCTCCAGCTATTGCTAACGCTGTATATAACGCTGTTGGTGTAAGAATAAGAGAACTTCCAATAACTCCAGAAAAAGTATTTATGGGAATGAAAAAATTAAATGAAAATTAATCTGGTTTTGTTAGCTAGTGGAAATAGCAAAAGATTTGGTAGTAATAAACTACTTTATAAGATAAATGGAAAAGAGATGTTTAAATATTCGGTGGATTTAGCTGATGATTTAAAAAAATCTTTGAAAGAGACTATAAAAAATATAATAGTGGTGTCTAAATATCAAGAGATAAAAGAATATGTACTTTCTAAAAATATGATTTATGTAGAAAATCCTCAAAGTGAATTGGGGATTTCTACCTCTATTATCTTTGGGATTTCTGAAAGTGAAAAATCTGAAAGTGATTATATAATGTTTATGGTATGTGACCAGCCCTATACAAAAAGCTCCACTATAGAGAATTTTATCAAAAGTTTTCTAAAAAGTGATAAAGGGATAGGTGCTGTGGCTTTTGAAAAAATAATGGGAAATCCTTGTATTTTTTCTTGGAAGTATCTTGAGAATTTAAAAAAACTCTCTGGAGATATTGGTGGAAAAAAGATAATAAAAGAAAATCTTGATGATGTGTATATTTACGAGGTATCAACTAAAAAAGAATTGGAAGATATAGATTTTTTGAATAAAAATACTTGACAGAATAGGAAATATATAGTATACTATCATAGTTGAATTAATGAAGTAGAAACTCCCGTTTCTCACCTTACAGGCTACGAGCTTTTATAAGGTAACGAGTAATTAAAATAATAATTATTTTGATTTTATAACGGGGTTGGTCTGACCTCGTTTTTTTATATGATTATCTTATTAGGAGGTGTCGGCTATTTCTGACAAAATTAGAATTAACGAAAAAATAAAAGGGAAAGAATTTAGAATCATATCTAATTCTGGAGAACAACTAGGAATAATGACAGCTAATGAGGCTTTAGATATGGCAAGAAGAGAAAATCTAGATTTAGTAGAGATTTCTCCAAATGCAGCTCCACCAGTTTGCAAAATAATGGATTTTGGAAAATATAAATATGAGCAAACTAGAAAAGCTAAAGATGCTAAGAAAAAACAAAAACAAATAGTTGTTAAAGAAGTTAAGTTAAGAACAAGAATAGATACTCACGATTTAGAAACAAAAATCAACAGTATCAAAAAATTCTTAGAAAAAGATAATAAAGTTAAAGTTACTTTAGTACAATTCGGAAGAGAGAGAAGTTACGAAGATATGGGAATAGAACTTCTTGATGACGTAGCTAGTAAATTTGATGGATTTGCTGAAGTTGAAAAAAGATATAAAGATGCACAAAAGCATTTATTATTGTCACTAAAAAAATAGGTTTGTAATTTGAGAGGAGGAACACAAAAATGCCAAAAATGAAAACTCATAGAGGAACAGCTAAAAGAATCAAAGTAACAGGAAAAGGGAAATATGTTGCTAAACACTCAGGAAAAAGCCACATATTAACTAAAAAAACTAGAAAAAGAA is part of the Fusobacterium perfoetens genome and harbors:
- a CDS encoding (2Fe-2S)-binding protein, with the translated sequence MEIKFWLNGKLIEDTIEPDTPLLEYVRSKGCLSVKRGCETSNCGLCTLWIDEKPVLSCTVLAVRANGKKVTTLEGLQDEAYEFGKFMAGEGADQCGYCNPGFIMNVLAMARELKEFSDEDIKEYLVGNLCRCTGYMGQFRAVKKYLDYKMGGKK
- a CDS encoding xanthine dehydrogenase family protein molybdopterin-binding subunit, with product MKVVNTSVIKKDAMALVTGKPVYTDDIAPSDCLVIKLLRSPYAHALIEDINIDIAKKVPGIECIFTYKDVPNKRFTLAGQTYPEPSPYDRLILDKRLRFVGDVVAIVAGENEKAVEKAIKLIKVKYDVQEPILDFRKSKDSNILIHPEENWKALCPVGADNKRNLCASATDGDQNIDKVFAECDVVLQNTYHTKANQQAPMETFRAYATKDMFGRLNIVSSTQIPFHVRRIVANALDISKSNIRVIKPRIGGGFGAKQTAVMEIYPAFVTYMTGKNSKLIFTREESQTASSPRHEMEVTVKIGATKDGKIKAIDLYTLSNTGAYGEHGPTTVGLSGHKSIPLYSKADSYRFTYDVVYTNTMSAGAYRGYGATQGIFAIESIIDELAEKLGMNPIELREKNMVREGDFMPAYYGETANSCALDRCLARAKKMIDWDSKYPRRDMGNGKVRGVGLGFSMQGSSISNVDVGSVAIKVGDDGFYNLMVGATDMGTGCDTVLAQIAAECLDCSVDNIITQGVDTDVSPYDSGSYASSTTYLTGMAVVKTCEKLIERIKEKGAEYIGSSVEDVDFDGKRVYDLATNKEISLKDIANKAFCNNTNILYASESHSSKVSPPPYMVGIAEVEVDTETGKVDIINYKAVVDCGTVVNPNLARIQTEGGIVQGIGMALYEDVVYTEKGNLQTGSFMQYKIPTRMDIGEVEVQFESSYEPTGPFGVKSIGEVVINTSSPAIANAVYNAVGVRIRELPITPEKVFMGMKKLNEN
- a CDS encoding nucleotidyltransferase family protein; protein product: MKINLVLLASGNSKRFGSNKLLYKINGKEMFKYSVDLADDLKKSLKETIKNIIVVSKYQEIKEYVLSKNMIYVENPQSELGISTSIIFGISESEKSESDYIMFMVCDQPYTKSSTIENFIKSFLKSDKGIGAVAFEKIMGNPCIFSWKYLENLKKLSGDIGGKKIIKENLDDVYIYEVSTKKELEDIDFLNKNT
- the infC gene encoding translation initiation factor IF-3; its protein translation is MSAISDKIRINEKIKGKEFRIISNSGEQLGIMTANEALDMARRENLDLVEISPNAAPPVCKIMDFGKYKYEQTRKAKDAKKKQKQIVVKEVKLRTRIDTHDLETKINSIKKFLEKDNKVKVTLVQFGRERSYEDMGIELLDDVASKFDGFAEVEKRYKDAQKHLLLSLKK
- the rpmI gene encoding 50S ribosomal protein L35 is translated as MPKMKTHRGTAKRIKVTGKGKYVAKHSGKSHILTKKTRKRKNRMKKDFVILDNVHKTAMVRLLPYGVGR